A stretch of DNA from Chionomys nivalis chromosome 22, mChiNiv1.1, whole genome shotgun sequence:
CTGGGTCCTGTGCTCCGGATTCCGAGCAGCCAGAGTCTGTTTCCTCGATATCCTCTGGTTTCCTGTGTAGCTGAGTGTGGCTTCCCCATTGCATGCTGCTTTCCTGTGGTTCCAGAGACTGGGCATGTGTCTGTCTCGGATGTGCTGAAGGCCTTCCCAGGACAGTTCCTCCAATACTCAGGAGGTGTACCAGACTGGAAACCAGACTGGGAACAGCATCTCCACTCTGCCCGTCTTTGGGTACATAGAACCATTTTACTGGGACATGTTAAGGTCAAGCCCTTTGCCAGCATGAACCAGCTGTAGGTGACTGGTGGTGTCTGGCCCTCAGGTGGAGCTAGAGCGGGCCAAGACGCAGCTGATGTCCATGCTCATGATGAACCTGGAGTCCAGGCCTGTGATCTTCGAGGATGTGGGGAGACAGGTGTTGGCTACACATTCAAGAAAGTTGCCCCATGAACTATGCACGCTTATTCGTGAGTATACACAAAAGCCTGGGTTGGGCTATTTAAGACTGCCCTGGAGCAGATAGACAGATGGGTTCACTGTCTGCTACAGCACAAGCTCTGCCTTCCCCAGCAATGTGGCAGGAAAGACCTGGGTAGAACTCAGATTCTGTTCTGAGCTCCATCCTGGACCAGCTAGGCTCTTCAGCCCTGGGAACTAGGTGGTGCTTGTGGTGGAGCAGTGTCCTGGGCAGTGTGTCTCATGTCTGCAGTCTTCTGGAATTGGGTGTGAAGCTTGGTACAGAACTGTAGGTAGGGGCACCTGTCCCGAAGACACCTCAAACAATCTGCCTGGGCTTGGAGTCCTCATGGTGTGGGACAGGTGCCTGTCCTGCCCTCATGAGGGGCCTCATCTTCTCTTAAAAAGTGAGCTGACCTGGTTATGGTTCTAGAGGATGGATTGCTGGGACCCCTTTGAAGGCcagactgtgtgtgcatgtctgctgACGACGTAGCACTTGAGGATGTGGTCTGGAAAATAAAGTGGACTTAGGACAACCCATTCTGTCTAAATATGAGACTCCTCTTGGGGTGGCTATGCCCTCCCTTGTTGGATTGTTTTTTAAGTCTTACAGACTCACATctcagattgacctcaaactctgGGTCATTCAGCTTGGCCTGAGCATGCCTTACCCTGCCTGGCCACCTTTGTGTGTTTGAAGTAGTGTTTCTTCTGCTGCACAgaggatttgagacagggtcttaatgaAGCCCAGGCTGATGCCAgtcctgaccctcttgcctctcccttctgtgtgctgggatgacaggtgcacAGCACTCAGCTAGAAAATAGTTTTAAGCCACTGTAGTTCCCCACCTAAAGGAAATTTATTCTGACTTTGCTCTGACTCACTCCTGGTCGGTCCAGCTGTAGCTGAGTTTCTGGATCCCTCGGCAGTGCCCACTTCCACCCCCAGTTGTGGAGATGGTGTAGGTCAGGGCTCCTCGGCCTGCCTTTGTGAGTGGAATGCACACATAGCCCGGGATAAAGATGGAGACTCTGCTCTTTTCTTCACTGCCTCTTGCTCTCTGTTTTAGGCAATGTGAAGCCAGAAGATATCAAGAGAGTTGCTTCCAAGATGCTCCGTGGGAAGCCTGCTGTGGCTGCCCTGGGTGATTTGACTGACCTACCCACCTATGAGCACATCCAGGCAGCGCTGTCCAGCAGAGATGGGCGCCTGCCCAGGACATACCGACTCTTCCGGTAGAGTCCCTGTGGGGCCCTTGAGGGCAGGCTGCGGAGTGCTTCTGTGCATGTCATTGTTGGTGTGGACGCTGTGTAAGGACGGCTGGCTCTGTGAGCACTGCCAACAGTGAGACTTGGAAGCCTGAATGAAAGTTACTGTTGCCACTGCGCCTGTGTCTCTAGCACAAGTGGCTTCTCCGTCATCTAACAAGTGTTCTTTACTAAGGAGTGTCCGTCTGGCCACTAGAGATTCTAAAAACAGGAAGGTTGGGGAGTAGGGCACAGGCTTGAGGTCGGATCAGAGATAAAACATTGCAACCTAAAGCGTACAGGGTCTCCCATGAATTAGGATCACGGGTGCTGCCATACTCACTCTTCTTCCTTTAATTAGGACCTCACAGCagagtcctgactggcctggacctCAGTATGTAgacaccaagctggcctccatTATACTGGGATTCCAAATAGGAGTCACCATGCCAGTTGAGCCTCTCAGTTATTTACAAAGCCCCATTTCTAGTTTCCCACGTCATCCGCACTGGCTTCAATGTTTAACTGACATTCCCTGGGTAAACTAATGGCTGTCTAAATGTAAATGGTCATCACTGCACTTTGCCCCCATCCCAAGACTTGATGTTGTTCATCTCGGGTCAAACCTGGGATGTTCAGGATTACTTCAGTCCTTTTAAAGGGCCAGAGAATGTCCACAAAAAAGCACcaaaggcagtggtggtgcacacctttaatcctagcaggaggcagagagatctctgtgagttagagtcaacctggtctacagagtgagttccaggacactcaagTGTACCCAGAGAAGCTTTGCCTTGAATGctgcccgccccctcccccccaaaaaaagaaaaaaaaaagcaccaaaccTTATTCAAATCAGCAGTAGTGGAAGCAGCTGAGGCAGAAAGCTAGCCTGTGGGAGGTCGGGGACAGACGGACATGGGAACATTCTGAGCTTCATTACCACAAATCTCAATGGGAATTTGCAGCTCGCTGATTTGACATTCTGACACTTTCCACATACATTTGAGTGGTTTATTGAAGCAAAAAGGCCTGGCTTTGCTGACATCCCACATTCTAGAAGCTGATGTTGGCAAGTTTTATCTCATTTGTTAGCATGTTTTACTGTGATTCACTGGAGTCCCAAGTGGTCACTTTTCCAAGCCGTTGCCACTTCTGGCCATGAGCAGGGACAACACCTAGCAGAAGGCCCTGGGATGGGGCTGAGTAGCGGGTGACAGGTAAGACTAAAATTGTTGCCTTTGCTGGGAGGTCATAGCAcacacatttaaccccagcactcgagattctgaggcaggcagatctccaagtttgagaccagcctggtctacaaagtgagtcccaggacagccagagctattaaacagaaaccctgttttttaatttaaaaaaaagagaaaaaaatgctgcTTTTTGACTTCTATTGCCCTTTAAAAACCCAGGGTTGTCCTGAGGCCCTGGGATGCCTGCAGACTGCTTCTTCGAAGGTTCAGTCTTTGGCCAAAAAGAACTCACGattaaatatatgcatttatttaaaaatataaatatggaaaaataaattatttagaagACTAGAGTGGATGCCCCTAGGTGTCTGTACATTCAAGGCTGTGTCTCGGATGGGGCGAGACTGAGAGCTACGATGAGTTCTAAGCCGCCTTCAAGGAGTGGAGCCCACCAAGGCGCTGCCTGTGGCACCACTTGTAATGCCGTCCTGGCTAGCAGCACAAAAGCGATAGTTTGAAGCTTCTAACACCATGAGCTGATAACAGCTGTGGAGAGGAGAGGCCCCTTTCAACTGGAGGTCGGGAGCATGGAGCCAGGATGTAAAACCCAAAGCCTGCCAAAATGTCTGCTGGGTATGTTCCAGAAGTGACTGGCTTTGGTCTCTGAATTCTAGGCCTTGGCAGGTTTTAGGACCATTGGTTACCTAAGCTGTCAGAGGTTGCCTGATCCCTCCCCAGAAGAGGAAGGGGCTGGCGTGAGAACAGGAACAAAGGGGTTAAGAGGCTGCAGTGCCCCATGGCAGGAAGTTGGCCGTTCCTGTGGGGAGGGTGGAGGGCTGCTTAGGGCAAGCCTCACTGTCTATAGCTTTCGTGTGTGGCTGCTGCTTGGTGGTATAAGCCCTGCTCAGAACAAATCCTTGCCATGTGCCTGTAGGAACATGGTGTCAATAGTAGGCCTGCCCCAACATAAGCACGGCCTGGCCAGCCCACTGCTGTCCTGAGGAGTGGGGTCTGTAGTGAGAGCAGGAGAGCCCCTAGCCATGGTTTATTAGACCGACCCCAACGTGGCAAGAGACACCCAAGCACAAGCCCAATCTCTCTCCAGTGGCCTTGGTCCCCGAGCTGCGGTGGCCAGTACTTGTGACTTCAAGACACAGTGCAGACAGCACTAGAGCTCTGATTTTTCATTGTCTGCTGTTTCTGAAGTTCTTTTGAAATCCGTCTTTTAATTCCTATCAAGTATAGTTCTCGGTCAAACTTGCCAGCGGCTAACGGGATGCTGTGGAAGAAAGACACGTTAGAACTGGCTTAAACTGCACCCAGCTGCACACCTGCTGAGCCCCATATAGGTGGACTACTATATGCTTATAAGGTTATGGTTCATCCATCCCATCTAGGCTGCCCTAGCCCCAACCACAATCCTGTGTGTGGGATACTGCTCCAGGAGCTTGCTCAACCTTGGGGACCTGAGGTCATAGAACAAGATGCTGGTTCATGGAACCTCAAAGGTTGGAGAACTGCTAGGACCTAGGCTCAGATGAAAGCAACTTCATGTTAACCTAGGGGTTTGTTGGCACCCTGTCCGCTATGTTACAAAATGAAACAGTGACCTGCTCTTCTACATCTAAGCCTGTCACCCCTCCCCAAAAAAGTCACCCCATCAAAACTGGTAAGTGCTCCCAGAGCCCAGCCAGCTCTGAGGGTGAGCAGGGACTTACTTGTCTCTCCCTGGCCTCACTTTCACCCGGAACAGGCCATACACAGGACGATGGTCTGAAGTCTTGATCCCAGGGCAAGAGGAATATTTCATGGGACAGATGTCACCCTTGTGGCGGCTTTTGTATAAGACCCGGTCCTTCAGAAGAGATGGCAAAGCAGGAGCAGAGACTGTGCCATTCTGCTGCAGACGACTCTGCAGCAAGAGGCCTGCAGCCCTCCCCACTGAACCTGGACCTCTTACTGTTAAGAATCTAAAGACTTGTGTGGATGGCATCTGTTCCCTTCTAGCCCTCTGAGAGCAGTTGGGACCTGCCTTGCCTCAAGGATGTCCCAAGTTCCCACCAGGTGCTATCATGGTCTGGTGGAAAAGTCAGGCAGGGTGCATGTGTCTCCCTTGTCTCTTCCTAGTACCAGGCAGATGAACCCAGGTGTGAATCAGGGATGGCTTGCTTAGCCCTGTAATACACTCAGAAACTCTCCTCCACCCCCAGTAAGCTGTGAGCATGCGGTCACTGGCCTCAGGCCCGGAGCTGAGTTTTCGGCTGGCTAAGCTGGCTGGCTGCTAGTCCCACACCGTTTGACATGAACTACGGCTGAGGAATCCTGAGGCTGAAGTTCATACCGTGTAGGAAGGTGTCCTCTGCTTAGAGGTGCTGTCGTAGGTGTCCTTCCCAATGTCAAACTTGTAGGATGGGAGGAAGTGAATTTCCGCCTCCTCGAAGCCCCTGAAGATGGACCCTGTAACACGGGAGAGTTCAGGGAGGGCCCACCACACCCAAGGAGCTGCTCCCCAGCCCACTCACCTTTCTTCATCTCCCGAGTGAGCTGGTCATGTTGCAGGAGTGCCGGCACATCCACCTCTGGTTCCTGCTTCAGGAAGGCCTCCACAGCCACTCGCCCACCACTCAGGCGGAAGTTGAAGTCCCCAAACCAGAACACCTCGTCAAAGCGGGTAGTGACATCCCCTGGGCACATGTGGGAGAATACATTGGTTCTGGCCTCCCCTCACCTACTATGGCCTGCATACAGGTGGATGAGCTGTAGGCCAAGTGGGAAGTCCTCCTTTGTGTGGGTCCCCTTCCCCACAGCTCCCCCAGGAAGAGACTAGTGAGGGGAACAGCCAAGGTCAACAGCTGCAGAGGACTGGGAAGACATCTGTGTAGTCCAGATGCAAAGGACAGCCTTGATGCATGCAGCAGGCTAGCCACAGCCTATATCAGCTCACAGCTCAGCGAGGGCCAGGAAGTGCTCAGCGGTGAGGACTTGTGGACAGTGATGGCCCTGGGCAAGCCACTGGACCTTGCGGGCTCCCATCTGTCCAGGTGCAAACCTAGTAGCTGTTTCAGTAGTGAGGACTTCATAATTCTCAAAAGTCCTCCAGTGGTTTCGGCTAAGCTGCCAGGGGCCAAGGGACAGAAACAGTCATGTGCAGAGGGCCTTGTGCAGCTACAACCCTCACCTGCACTGGAGCGGTAGGGGTTCGTGTCTGGCACATTCCGGGGCAGGGCTAGGGCTTGGATGGTTCTGCTGTAGTCCAGCAGCCGCTCGGCTACCTTCCCATCTCCAGCTATGAGGCCAACAGAGTAGACACTTGAGCTTCTGTGAAAAACCCGCCCCGAAGACTGCCCCACACCCAGACTGTCCCTCACTACCACCCAGTGGCTTGTGGCGGTGCTCTGCCTCGGAGGACTGTGGTTGACAGAAGTGAATGTCCTGAGTGTTGAGTGTTGGTCCCTACTGAGGCAGAGCCCACCATGACCCACCCACAGCAGCCTGTGAGGAGGGGAAGCTGCTCCGAAGCCAGCATCAGGACCACATGACTGCCTTGCAAACACTTACAGGTGAAGTGAGAGGTGATGAAGAGGAAGGAGGTGCCGAAAAAGGTGAAGCTGACGCCCAGGGCCCCCTTGGTCTTGATCTGAGACACGATGCGCGTAGTTACCGTGGAGTACTCGACCTCTGCAGGGCAAGGAACGGGGTCAGGGCCTTCACGAGCACAGCTGCAGTAGGTGTGCTTGTGTATTCAGACACGGGAACCTCAGAGGCTGGATCCCGGGCATGAGAGAGGCTGCAGTTTGCTGTCAGGGGACCCGAATGTGGACAGGAGCTACATGTTATTAGAGCCTGTATGCGGAGGTACCTAGATCCCTGGGAGTGGTAGATACAAAAGCTATGGCACAGGCCAGCAAGACGTCAACCCTGAAGACCTGAACTCATCTGCGGTGGAAGAACTGACtcaggctgtcttctgacctccacatgtgctctgTGGTGCAGGCACACACGGGagcgagagagagggagaaacggAAAGAGGAGTGGTGGTGAAGAAGCCCTGTGGCGGCACCTACCTGAACAGAACCAGATGAGGTCCCTGCGGATAAACAGGGACATGTACAGGACCCCATGTGCTGCTGACGACAGCAACACATACTGAGGGCCCAGTGTCTCCTGCAAGCGTGTCTCCCACTCTCGCCTGTGAGGAGGAAGCAGGTTATAAGGCATGGCCTTTATATGAACGGTGGCCTTTTAGCGCCACCTTCTCCCATCTGCTGCCCAGAGAGCCCCTGGAAGCATTCCTAGGGGCCCCTCAAATTGGGCCTCATACTGATGATAATGACAAGGCTAATGGTATCTTTGTGCGCTGTGAGACCCTTCAGGCTGGCTGCAGGCCCGAACCTCCCTCTGATGGTATCTGCAGACTTCAATCCCACCTAAGACCAGAAGAGCTGTCAGAGTTCTGCAGGCTGGCAGGAGTGGGCCCCATCACTATTTGGGACCTCTGAGGACAGGTTTTCTAACCCAGAGCAAGCAGCAGGCCTGCTGCTCTCCTCACAGGCCAGGAAACCCCACGAACTGCAGTTAGGAGCACATAGCTATGGGATCACTTCCCAGGGACAGCAGTCAGGGTGCCACAGGATATGTGGCCAGAACTGCAGCAGCCCAGAACCTGTGTATGAACCAGGCATCTTGGTTGCTTCTGTGCTCCCTTAGCCAACTGCAGACAAAACCTGAAACACCACTGATTATAGGTACATTCATTTCAGTGAGGCATGGGGGCTGCTATCTAGCCCCATAGGAGGGCCTCAGGTCCCACCCTTCAGGCTTTCAGGCCTATCTCAGTGAACTGTCCACACAGGATGGTGGAGGCCCCAACAGTGGAGGCTGCACGGTGCCTCACCTGTCAGAGCAGCCCTCCTGAACGCCAATGACATACAAGTCCTGAGTATAGTCGGCCTCCGTGGGGAGCAGAAACTCATCCAGGCTCGCTGGGAGCTCCTGCAGTGAAGAGCCACAGAACAGTCAAGACCACGAGGCTCCCTCCGGTCTGGGGGCAGAAGCTGAAGAGCAAGCCCCTGCACAGTCATCTTGAGGTGGTCACAGAACAGCCTCTTTTCAAAGAGAAGTTGTGCACGGCTGTGGGTTTGCTCTCCCAGGGAACCGTGACATGTCAGatacctcagtttccctctttgAGCCCAGATTTGTTCACTTACTACCTTCCAGCCTGGGTCCCACCTTACCAGGTACCCTAGATTGTGTAGCATGGACCAGGTCTGATTATCTTCCCAGGTGCTTGTCCGACCCTGGTCCTTCACAAGGGCTCACAGAAATGGAGGCAGCCCGCTTGCTTATCTTTATGCCCGTGTTGTGACCAGTGGACTGTGCTGGGGTCTCTGGGAATAGGCTCCCCAAGGACATGGAACCCAGTTGCCTCTGCCTTACCTCACTGTGACCCCTCTCACCTTCTGGCCCTGCATGTTCCAGGTGGCCACGAAGAGAGCCATGTTCCGGTCTGGGAAGTACCTGGCTAGTTCATCTGCTCCTAGCAGGGCTCCACTGGCCATAAGGCTTCCCTCCAGATAGCTCCTGCAAAAAGAGACAAGTGAGCAGCTAGCCTCAGTGACAGGTGCCTCTGGAGCCACTCTCTCCAAAGCATCAATGTGAACCTTGAGGACAACACTGACATGCCAGGCATCAGTGTCACCTCTGGAGCTGGGAATTCCAGTGCAGGACCACTTTCATAGCAAGCCACTGTGACATCCATCTCCCCGACTTCAGCCCATCTCCAGATTTCAGTGGAATGAAGCCAGGCCTGTCAAGCTGAGATACAGTCCTAACAGTGTGATGAATCTCTTGACCTAcccagcacacatgtgtgcatgcgccaTGAACTAGAGGGCCTGCCCAAGCATCCTGGACAGAGACACTGGACATACACAGTCCTGTGGGTGACTGGGTCTCTGCGCTATCACTCAACTTCATTGCCACAGCACAAAAGCACAAAAACCCTTAGAAATGATGTGTCTATGTGCCCAGAAAGATGTGCTTATAAGGGCAATGAAATCTGAATCTCAGGGTCGGAGGGATGGACAGGCTAAATCATGGACAGAGATGgatagttaagagcacaggctgttcttcctgaggatctgggttcaattctcagcacccatgtggcagctcacagctgtctataactctagctccaaggggtttgacaccttcacacacacaacatacaggcaaaaccctaatgcacatgaaatataaataaatagaccaTTAAAAAATCCGAATATCACATAATTTTTCATGCACTGAGAAATATTAGATTTGTTTGCATTATTCTCcaaacctttaaaaaatgaagtcctgctgggtagtggtggcaacctcctttagtcccagcgctcaggaggcagaggcagacagatttctatgagtttgagccagcctggtctacaaagtaagtacCAAGATGGTCTggactgtctttctttttctttctttctctttcttttttctttttttttttttttttttttttggttttttgagacagggtttctctgtggttttggagcctgtcctggaactagctcttgtagaccaggctggtctcgaactcacagagatccgcctgcctctgcctcccaagtgctgggattaaaggcgtgcgccaccaccgcccggcctttctttctttctctttctttccttccttccttccttccttccttccttccttccttccttccttccttcctccctccctccctccctccctccctccctccctccctccctccctccttccttccttccttccttccttggttgcaggccagaagagggcaccagatctcattacagatggctgtgagccaccatgtggttgctgggaattgaactcaggacctctggaagagcagtcagtgctcttaacctctgggctatctctccagcccctgggctatctttctaaaaacaaacaagaaaaaaaaattattttatttgtatgagtattttgcctgcgtgtgtgtatgtgcaccatgtgcatgcctagtgcttTTGGTCAGAAGGTGGCATCAGAcccctctggaactggacttatgattatgagccaccatgtgggttctgggaaccaaacccaagtcctctgcaaaacagccagtgctctcagccactgagccatctcttcaactacCCCTCACCCTATTTTTAGTGATGCTAGAGATGGAACCCGTGTCTTCATGCATGCTACATGAGCTACCTCTCCCCTGAGCTGCATTCTGGGCCTTTTTcgatttgtttcttttgttttgttttgagacgatGTGTTGCtgtgcccaggctgaccttcaactgggatcttcctgcctctgtctcccagtagCTGGGATGAAGGTATGCTCCACAATGCTTAGCCTACCTTACTGGTTTTGCCAAACTTGCTAAGAATGCATGGACAAAACCATGTTCCTCTGAAGATCCGATTATAACCAAGTCCCAAAGATCAATGGCCGACTGAAGCCAGAACCATGCTCCTGAACCCCACTGGACAGAACATCTGATGGTACAGCTCTGTACACTTTCAGGAGGGAAACTGGGCTGTCACAGTGAGGGACCTTTTGGATCTCACCTCCAAGTAGATGAACCAGTTACTAATGTGCTAGCTGGGTTCAGACACCGGTTGGGATGAAGCAAATTTCCGAGTCACATACCATtaggaaaggaacactgaccaAAGGCAGGCCCAGGCTAGTCTTCAGTCACCAGCCCCTAAGCTTGTGTCCCTCCTTATAGGCTGACCCTGCTTCCTCCAACCTAGGGAGCTACAGTTTGTCCAGATGGCTACAGAAAGTGACTGGACAGCGGCAGGGTAGAAGCTCACTGCTGTGCCCAGCCTTAGGGGGCACAGCTTCTTCCCAACCCATTTAGGGGAGGGTACCCCAGATCTTCTGGTGAAAAGTGgcattgaagtctttaatccaggAGGGCAGAtatttgtgaattcaaggccagcctggtctatatagtgagaccttgtcgcATGCACACAAAGTGGCAGGTTAGGCTGGTgaaatgactcagtaggtaaaggtgcttcccACTAACCTGATGGcgtaagtttgattcccaggatccacacgGTAGGAAAGAACCAACCCCCACAAACTGCGGTTGTGAGGTGTGAGGCAGAACTGGACAAAGCCCCTTGCTGCAGAATAATCTttttttgtacactatgaagatgtgtctttgccaaggcgccttttgattggtttaataaagagctgaatggccaatagctaagcaggaagaggttaggcgggacttctgggcagagagaaagaagggatgaaTTGAATCTAGGCTTAGGAGGGATGCCaggaagatggagaggaagcaggacatgcaagGGGAGACgtaaaagccatgagccatgtgttagcacacagatttatagaaataggttaatttaagttataag
This window harbors:
- the Inpp5e gene encoding phosphatidylinositol polyphosphate 5-phosphatase type IV; amino-acid sequence: MPSKSACLRSHTEVPGQLESRMLQGQLPNTDKNLTSTPGSLPATDPHTPEINPMPPLSIPAKPSNQNPQAKANPVTPQLPLRPKLERTLSLDDKGWRRRRFQDSQEDLTVQNGTSPCRGSMQDSVAQSPACSRPLPCLSASLQEIPKPRRATGSEGGSPSLWSDCLPGMISTSLDLLHREASPSGGSPRLASLHAAHTPPAMDLNIASSSLRTANKVDPEHADYKLRMQTRLVRTHSSLGPSRPRSPLAGDDHSIHSARSSFSLLAPIRTKDIRSRSYLEGSLMASGALLGADELARYFPDRNMALFVATWNMQGQKELPASLDEFLLPTEADYTQDLYVIGVQEGCSDRREWETRLQETLGPQYVLLSSAAHGVLYMSLFIRRDLIWFCSEVEYSTVTTRIVSQIKTKGALGVSFTFFGTSFLFITSHFTSGDGKVAERLLDYSRTIQALALPRNVPDTNPYRSSAGDVTTRFDEVFWFGDFNFRLSGGRVAVEAFLKQEPEVDVPALLQHDQLTREMKKGSIFRGFEEAEIHFLPSYKFDIGKDTYDSTSKQRTPSYTDRVLYKSRHKGDICPMKYSSCPGIKTSDHRPVYGLFRVKVRPGRDNIPLAAGKFDRELYLIGIKRRISKELQKQQTMKNQSSSAVCTVS